Genomic DNA from Panthera leo isolate Ple1 chromosome A1, P.leo_Ple1_pat1.1, whole genome shotgun sequence:
GTAGTGCCTGACTTTGCCACGTTGCCAGATATCTTAGTAGGACATTAAGATTCATTTCACAGCATATACATATACCAAAAGATCATGTTGTACGGCTTAAATGTGCATAGTTTTTTTATTTGCCAATCATATGTCAGAAAAGCTGAGGGTGGGGGAAGATTCCTCCATAAACTAAGTCAGGTGCTGGTTTTAGTTATGTATATCAAATATTTGtgaccatttattcattcaacaaatttttattgggTGCTCACTGTAAGCCAGGCTTTGTTACCATCAATAAGTAGCCTGTAGTCATGCCCCAAAACAGAAGCTTTTGAAATGCTGTGTCATTCGCCACTAACAGCCAAAGAAGAGACACATGTTTTGTGGTTCTCTTTGTAGCCCATCAGCAAGCCCCTCGCAGCCCCCCAGAAGTTAGGgcgaaattttgaaaaatcattacTCTAGGCTGACACCAGAAATCCCAGACCGAGAGCCAAGGTGTTTAAGATTCAGGAATGGAACTTCATactctttctaatttttcatcttgtgtgtgtatgcagcAATGAACAGCCTTGAACCTAATTACTTGTCTGCCAGTTCTCAGGAAGcacaaggcaggaaggagggccaCTGGGACTCCAGAGTGAGGCTCTATGAAGCCGACTTCTGTGATTCTCTTTCAGATCATATTTTCTACAAATTCCAGCCTTCTGTGGTGGCCGCAGCCTGCGTTGGGGCCTCCAGGATTTGCCTTCAGCTTTCCCCCTACTGGACCAGAGACCTACAGAGGATCTCAAATTACTCTCTGGAACATCTCAGCACATGCATTGAAATCCTGCTGGTGTAAGTTCCATCCCTGatctttctttgtttccaaaaTAATCGAGGCACTTGCTCTGGAGACCCACCTCAGGCGATCTCTCAAAGTCAGAGGGTTAGGGCAGTTCCCCGAGCTAGTGTCTCACAGGAAGTGGGCCATTGTGACTCCTGATAGAATGAGGTTTGCAGAGTTGGTCCTTCCTATTTTGGGTAGCTTTGAATTTGTGATTTTAAGGtcaaggaggtggggagaagagaaggtgaTGGACACACCCTTCTGAGTGTCTGGGCTGTTTGCTCTGAATCCCTGTGTGCCAGTCAGTCTTATGGGTGATAACACTGAGAGACTTATAATCAGCTACTTTGATCAGATGTGGCCACAAAGCTGACCTCTTAGCCAGCTATATAAGAGGCCATGGCCTCCTTGCAAGGGTCCCTGGGAAGCTTGGTGAGGACATGTTCAGTGTATCAGAGAGGGTACAAAGAGGCAGCACAGACCCAACACCATGAAACTGATATTGAAGGTGCAGGTGTTCACTGGTGACCACAAGGAGGAGATAGGACAGAGAACCCCAGCCTGGCTGCTGCCCATCCCTCTTCCCCCAGCATATGGCAGCATCTTCTGGATGCTGGCCCTACTGACCATGGGGCCAGGCTCCTGGAGAGCTGCCTCTCAGCCTCCTGATATGGGAAACTGTGCTAGTAGCTGCCTTTGTCTCATCCCTGTGTGAACTGTCTGCCCTGCTCTCTGGgccttgttttaaaatctttgcttGTAGAAGGTGCCCAGAAACAGAGCATATGGTCTGGTCTGAGTGCAGATAGGTGCCCCCAGATTCTTGGCCACCAGCCCTGCCTCTTCACCATGGTTGTGGCTCTGGGATGATCCCCTTCTCAGATCTGCAGCCTCCCTTTGCTCCTGTCTTACCTGAGCCTCTAATAGATTTGTTATTTCAAAAAGCTTTatgggaagctttttttttttttatggaaataaaCCTGTTGGTTCCCTTTCCAGAAGGTGAAACTTAGACCCCAGGggcagcttgcttgggatctgTTTGCAGGTGCCTTGAAGGCAGAGGTGCTCATCTAAGTGCCGGGCCCTGTGCCAGATGCCGGGGATGCAGTGATGAGCAAGAGCAGAGGGCCCCCTCCCCCTGGAGCTCGTGCTCGACACAAGGGACTAGGTGGTAATACAGAAGTTATCATCTGGGGGGTTGATCGCCGAGATAGGGCAGTACAGAGGCTTTGGGGGACAGCTAGGCTAGAGTCTGGGGTCAGAAGGGGTTTTCTGTAGGAGGCAGATCCAGGTGTAGGTGTGAGGCCTGAGTTTAGTCAGAGGACAGGGGAGGCAGTGCTATAGGCAGTGGGTGTGGGCTGGGTACCACCCTGAGCTCACAGCACACAGATCTCGAATCCCACttagcaagggagggaggggcacactCAGGTGTCTGCTGCTGTGGCCTCGGACCTCAAGTCTTACCCGGGTCCTTTCCTTTCAGAGCTTATGACAATGTCTTCAAGGATGCTGTTGCGGTCAAGAGCCAGGCCTTGGCAATGGTGCCTGGCACGCCCCCTgccaccacccaggtgctgtTCCAGCCGCCCACCTACCCCACCCTGAGCCAGCCGACGACACCAGCCCTGGCGCCATTTCAGACCCCCGTGCAGGACCTATGCTTGGCCTATCGGGACTCGCTGCAGGCTCATCGCTCTGGGAGCCTGCTCTCAGGGGGCTCTGGCTCCTCCCTCCATGCCCTGtaccccaccctccagcccctggacGTGTGTCCCGTGTCCCTCCCCACGCCCCTCAGCATGCAGATGGCCATCGCAGCTGAGCCCAGGCACTGCCTCACCGCCACCTATGGAAGCAGCTACTTCAGCGGAAGCCACGCGTTCCCCACGGGCTGTTTCGACAGATAGGGCACCTTTGGGCCACACAGGAAGCCCTTGGAGACCCACCTGGGCAGAGGACGAGGACACAGGTGAGGGGAGCTCAGCGGAGTGAGGCAGTGGGGAGGCCATCCCCACAGAGCCTCATTGTTACCCTTGAACGGAGAGGgttcatgttctttttaaataaagctgaCCCCCAGCAAAACAGTCCATGACAACCTCCCCCGAGAGCATTCCTCTGGAAAGCGTCTTCCACATATGTAGCTGGGGTGCAGGGGGATGGCTCGGCCACCACCCTCTGGAGGAGGGACCCCCTGAATTGAGAAAGACTTGGTGAGAGGCCAGGAGACTGGAAACTGAATGCAGACTGCCAGTCCATGAGCATGTTTGGTTTTTAGCATCAAAGACTTCTTTACTTCTCGCCAGTGGCAGCTACACTGAAAAAGAAGGGGACTGCATGATGTATCCTCAGGACCCCAGCAGGTGCTGCATTGGGtgctctttccctgtctccatacagaagagctgtgtgtgtgtgtatgcctaaGCGTCGACCTTCTGAGGCACGGCGGGTGGCTGTCTTGCCTTTGTTGTCGGACCTAAAACCTTATTAGGCCTTTTAGATATCTCACATGCTGCTGCTTCCTGAAGTGACCTAGCTTTCTGTTCAGTAAGATATCTTGTTTACATAGTGTATCAGGGATTTTATGATACTTGAAAATtccttaggagaaaaaaaatgttgatcgTCACACTGCCTGTCCCATGGAAGGGCTGTAGGTTCGGACCCAGTTTGTAACAACAAGCAGGTGGTTGGGGAGAGCAACTCCCCAGGCTCTCAGTTCAAGAAGATTCCACATCTTGGATGCTGTGTTCACCTGTAGAACTTTGACAGCCACCCAGAGGAGAAGGTGGTTGAAAGGTAGACAGAGGTTTACAACCAACAACCCTAACCCTGCTCCACCAGGTGCTTACGGTGTGTGAGTTTGGCTAATAGGGAAGGCTAATAATGTGGAATGTTTGCTTCGTGCCAGCTGGAGTCAGGGAGCGGGGCATGGACAGGGGTGTATATCATAAATACAGGCAAGCAATTGGTTGGATTGAAAGCCAGTGTTTGGGCACCTACAGCAAGAGGGCCCTCAGGAAGACTCTCATAACCATGTGCAATATGTTTTTATTCTGACTCATGGCTTGTGCtagttgtgtttttttggtttgttccgAGTCGGGGGGATACACTGTTCACCCATCAGAACTGGGAGGTGTAAAGAACAACggagacattttttttgtttgttttaagaagaacccattttggttttcttggcTTATTTGCCCGTCAGTGCAGGAGACTGGCTCGGGGACTATCAGGAAGGCGGCCATGTGCTGCTGAATTGGATCCGAAGGTGATTTTCAGAGCAGATGAAGGCTTCGGTGTGGAAGCAGAATAAGAAGAGGTAACGCGAATAAGGCACCGGTGCCGCTGTGTCACATGAGTGTGGGAAGACTACGCgtttgtttgttgcttttctctttttcctttgccaacCTCCTTCTATTTATGTGAGACTGGTTTGGATTCCAAGTTGTTGTGTCTGTCTGGCCTGGGACTGGGGCTTGTGAAGGGCCCCCCAGTAGAGCCTCACAGCCAGCCCAGCACGCAGAAGAAGGCGTCTTGCAATAAACAGATCACCTGCTCCTGGTCTCCGTTCTTTTCCTGGCCTTCGACTCTCAGCCAGCCCTGTCGGTGTCTCCGCTCCCGCCGAGAGGCTGTGGGGGAGTGGGCTCTACAAGACTGGCTCCGGTGGAGCTGGGCCTCTCTGGGGACACCCGGAGTAGAGCTTAACACCCCTGCCCTACCGCTAGTAGTCagggttccccagagaaacagcCCATCATATctgagagatttatttatttgctatgttttaatgtttatttatttttgagagagaacgggCACGTGCGTGCATGAGCCGGGAAATGGCGGAGAGAGAGCAAacgagaaagaatcccaagcaggctccatactgtcagcacagagctcaacacggggttcaaaccctcaaactgcgagatcatgacctgagccgaaatcaagatttggatgtatatccgactgagctacccaggcaccccagagagatttattttaaggaattggctcacacagtgGGGGCTGACAAGTTAGGAATTTGtagggcaggccagcaggctggaaattCGGGTAAGAGTGGATGTTTCAGTTGAGTCCAAAATCTGTAGGGCAAGCCAGAAACTCAGGATTTCTGTTACAGTCTCTGAAGCAGAATTCCTTCTCCAGGAAACCTGTTTTTTGCTCTTAACAGCCTTCACCTGgctggatgaggcccacccacatggaGAGGAGTCTCCTTTACTTAAGGCCTACTGATtgttaaatgttaatcacatctacaaaatgccTTCCCAGCAACATCTAGATTAGTGTCTGAACTGCCACACACCATAGCCTAGCCAAGCTACCACGTAAAATTCACCACAACCACTTACTAGCTGTCCGGAGGGAGTTGACTCAACTGTTCTGAGCCTTAGTCTTCTCACCTGTTAAAATGGGGGTGAGAACACTTGCTTCACAGGGTTCTCATGAGGATTAAGCAACATAAAGCATGTCAAAGCCAAACACAAGGTCTACTTTAAGATGTACCATTATTTTATGCACCAGTGAGAGAATTCAAGAAAAACTCACCAACTAAGCCATGACATAGTGTTTAAGATACTGCTGATTAAATAGTGTACTCTTATTTCAGGAACGTTAACACGTAAAAATATGTGTATCATAGAATGGATGGACTATATATCTGCAATTATGGAGAGTGTCAGACTCTTTTCTGACAGGAAGAGAGCCCTGCCCTCTACCCACCCAGGTTCCTGCAGGAGAGCCATCCTGGAGATCTGGTGTCCATGTGGAGCTGAGTGGTTCTCACTAAGTACGGATGCCTTTAGTTAGGaaggggaggtgtggggagagCTGCCCAGGGCATGAAGCTGATGTCCAGCCCCAGGAGGTGTTTGGGAACCGTGTGTgtgggcaggcagggctgggctgggggcagtACTCTCCATCTGCCATGATCAAGTCAGGCAAGGCAGGAAGCTAGTCTAGGTGTCGGGGACTCGACAATAAGGCAAATTCTGGGTTTACCAAGAATACCCACTTTACTGTGCCTCTGTCTTCAGGCTTCAGGTTCTCCACCTGTTACCATAGAGATGGTTGAGTTGATGGGTGGTTTTCGAGCACTAGAgggaaactgagccacagaggcccTGGGCCCCTGCCTTTCTTCAACCAGAGGGATCCGCTTGTACCTCTCCCACACATGGGTGTTCTGTGTTAGATTTCCTAAGTTCCCATGCTGGGCAGTAGTTCGGAAAGCTTGAAAAACACAGAGAtgattgaggtgcctgggtggctcagtcggttgagcatctgactcttgatttcgactcagatcatgatctcacggttcgtgagttcaagccccacactgggctttgcgctgacagtgaggagcctgcctaggattctctctctctctctctctctctctccccccccctcccccacttgtactatctcgctctcaaaataaaaacaaacaaaaagaaaagcatagaGGTGGCTTTAAAGGCCCTGCCAGGGCTGACATCTAGTTCAGTCCAGAGATTTTCAAACGTGAGCAAGCTGCAGAATGACCTGAAATCTCCAAGAggagtggggcctgagaatctgcgtTTTTAGCTGGCTTCCCAGGGATTCAGATGCAGGTTTTCTTTGAAGTTCCAATAAAGGACTGAGTGTGCAGACCCTGGATTGTGGGCTGCAGAATGACCTGAAATCTCCAAGAggagtggggcctgagaatctgcgtTTTTAGCTGGCTTCCCAGGGATTCAGATGCAGGTTTTCTTTGAAGTTCCAATAAAGGACTGAGTGTGCAGACCCTGGATTGTGGGCCCAAAAGAGAGTAAGGAAACCGCATCCCCGGCTGAATTTCTGCACCATCTGAGTTCCAGACCTAGACTTTGTTCCATATTTAGTTGTCTGTGTTTTATGCAGTATTTCTGTGTGAAAGATTTAGACATGCAGATCCATTTTCCTAGGAGAACCGGCTTCCCTTCAGGTTTAACATCACCAGTGCCTGGATTAGTGCCAGTCAAGGTTCCACTGCCCTCTGGGTTTAGAGTCCATCTCTCCAAAGCCATCTGTTCTGTCATGTGAATACTCTTCTCCCTTAATCCTTTAGATCAGTGATTCTCAGCAGAGCTCACTTTTGCCCCCtagaggacatttggcaatgcctggagacatATTTGGTTGTCCCCACTGTGGTGGCTGGGGGCCAGTGGATAGAGGGCAGGGATGCTGCTCAACATCCCACAGCCCAGGAAAGCCTCCACAATAAGAACTGTCGAGTCCCAAACAACAACAGTACAAGGTTAAGAAACCTCAACTCCCGTGTCATCTCCCAAAGAGGTCTCTGTAACAACCCTAGTCACTCAttactcttccttttctccatagcTGTTCAAGCCATTTGAAATGATCTTTTTAGTTTGTGAACTTGGTTTGATGGCTGTGCCCTAAGCTACTTTCCCCCCAGtagaatataaagaatattatcaCCTGGTAGTGGTGGCAGTAATCATagcagctgacatttattgagcatttactatgtatgTATAAAGTGCTATACTAAGGCATTTGCTCATATTTTTGGTAACCATCTTAGTAATCCTACAAGGTAGGAACTGTTATTGGCTATATTTTACAGATCAGAGAATGGGGAGACGGGTTATTTGCCTGAGGACAGcaatggggaaggaaggagacacaattcaaacccaggcagtctgaatCTGCCCTGCTGCCTTGTAGTACCTCAGTCAAGGGTTTTGGATGAGTGAAAGGTAGCATGACTGTCCCAGCGGGCCATCTCACTCACCTGGTGGGGAAGACATGACAGAATAATGGATATGGATTCATAAGAGTTGCCAGGCGTCCATGCTCCTGATGTACTGGGTGGCAGGCCTTCTCAGAGTGTGCTCACCAGCAAACAGAGATATAGAAACAGCTTCTTGCACATCTACCATGAGTAATGTGATTTATGGCTCCATCTGTctgtccccagcaggctctgatTTGGGAGGAGTTCCCTGAACCCCATCTGTGAAGGTGGGAGCAGGCTTGGGGCTTTCCCAGAGCATCCCCCGGGGAGGAACCTAACCTGTCTCTGGGCTGGCTCTGGCAATCCCTGGCCCTAAGTGCCTAGGAAAGAATCTAATAGCCCTCATTCACCTCATTTTTTGTTCCTCAGGGAAGACTTTTGTGACTTGAATTTCAGCAGAAAGGCCATAGCATTTTGCAGGAGTCTCAAGTCCAGATGCCCGCCAGGACCAGGCAGGTAACATAGTGAATCCAGCTGGGTGATTGAGAGGGTGTGATGTGGTCAGTACTGTGTTGAAACCAGTGTCTCCCTAGAGGATATGGCTCCTACTCCGTTCTGGTCAATTATTGCCTTTCAAGGGTGTAAGCTCCACATTGCGGAACCTTCAGGAACCTCTAGGAAACCTattaacttttcatttaatttaaaaattaaattaaaaaaattattaacacaaCAGAAGACCAATAAAACACATCGTAAGTTAGAGTAGTTCTTGGGCTGGAAGCATGCTACTTCTGGTATATAGACCAGAACATTAGGCCAGGAGGTCTGAGTTTGTCTGCTCTTAGCTAGATGACCTTGGAAAAAGCCACCTCTCCACTCtgacttctgtctcctcatttatAAGGTGGGAAGGGTATCAGCTTGGACTACATTTCAGATTTATGATAACAAAACATGGAATATATGGTATCGTTATTCAACAGTGAGTTCTGTGAGAAAGAATGTGAATAAGTCGGCCTCTCCCTTCTTTGGGAATGCAGGTGAGTCTCTGAGCTTCACTTCTTCCAACCAAGCTCTAACTTCTAAGGAAGAACTGGGCCAGTTCTGACCAGTGTTTCAGGCTGCTGCCCTTGCCCGGGATACAAGGGACAGGATACACAGGAGGTCATGCCTTCTGCAAAAGGAGGATTGGGACTGGAGTAGTCAGTCTCCAAAGTTATGCCTGGCTGGGGAGCACTTCACAGTGACAGTTCTCCAGGTCTGGGGTGCAGCCTGCACTATCCTCTCACCAGGACCCTCAGGAGATGCTCATGCACAGCCAGGTTTGCACGCTTCTCCCCGCTGTAAGTGCTCTGACCCTGTGTGTGCCCATTCTCCCAGTAGAACCACCAAGAGAGTCCCTTAATAGCTGTTTggtgagcacttactatgttccaAGGCCTGTACTTGACACTTTCCTCATGCTCTCTTACTCcccctattctttttttgtcCTCACAGCATCACCCAGAGCtaatattattatcaccattttccaGATGACGATACTGGGGCTGAGGAAGGCTCAAGGTCTCAATATGGGTGAGTGGTAGAAATGGGTTTCACATTTAGAAATGCTTGAGGAGCCCATGTGACCTCCAACGCCATGTCACCCCTAGATGACACATACACACGGCCACAAAAGCCCAATCACTCAGGATCTCACTGCCCACCCCTTGCCCCAACTGGCAACATACACTCACACTTTGGTGATCTCAGGGCGGCAGCTGGGTGGTGGAGCGCCACCTAGTGGTGGTCTTAAAAATTTCTCtcgaggggcgcctaggtggctgaatcggttaagcgtccgacttcagctcaagtcatgatctcacggtttgtgagttcaagccccgcatcaggctgtgtgttgacagttcagagcctggagcctgcttcggattctgtgtctctctctctctgtgttccttccccgctcactcactggctctctctctcagaaataaatacaaatttaaagatGCTTTTGAAAGTTCCTGTTCCACCAGATGAGTTTGGTGGAGGGAGACCATTGCCCTGGCAGAGTGAAAGAGATGACTCCCAAGGGTCAGGATGAAAGTCATGCCTGGGGTAAAGGGCAGCAGAACTGAGGCCTGTGGAGGGGCCTCAAACAGCATCTCAAACTATAGCATCTCAACCAGTGCAGGAAAATGATAGAGGCTTCTCTTTCTGGAAGCCAATGAACATGGGTTTTTACACTTTATCCTTGCAACTCCCCTGTGAAGGAAGGGGAGGTCTTAGGGGCCTATTTTACACATGGACAAGATAAGACACATAAATCCAGCAGCTTGCCCATGTGCCTTGAGTTAGTGAAGGAGGCAGCTAGCCCTTTCATCACACTGGTTGAGAATGACAgtggtgatgatggaggtgatggtggtcACGGTGGCAGCAGCTAATATTTGCTTGTAGCAAATGCTTGTAGCATGTCAGCTGTATGAGCTAAGtacattattatccccattttcaggtgaggaaacagattcagagGAATGGATGAACTTagcccaaggtgacacagcttCTAAGTGGTAGAGGAGAGATTCAAACCCTGGCAACGTGTCTCCAGCGCTAAAGCTCTTAACCAATGTCCCTCCTACTGGCTGAGGAAGCCTCCTTGCTGAGATGCCAGCAAAATGGATGCTTTGCTCCAGCACACCTCACTCCGTTTACCCTCCAAAGCTGGCCTGAGAAGCCATAGCCTCCATCAGCTGGCGACGCCCAACCCCACATTCTCCTCAGAGACTCActctctgctgtgtgaccttgggcaaatggcttcccctctctgagtctctgtttccctATCTGTGAAATACAGAGCTTAAACTAGTTGGGCTCTGAGGTCCTGCTATTCCAAGTCTGTGAATCTATAATGACACTGGCTTAAGAATTTCTCTCCTGCTAACAATTTGAATTTGTCCTTGAATCAGTTACCAATCTAAAGacaaactcactctctctcctctccctcctcctcctcctccctctccctgcctccctctccccctgccccctctctcttcttttctcttctatcctctctcgtctcccttcctcctcctctcgctttctctcaatctctcaattTTCAGCCTAATTATGGCTAACTGTCTGTTATTTAGAGACTTATTATCCAAGCTCATTATGAGTAATTATTCAGTCTGGAGGGGAAACAGCAACACTGCTAGTTTAATTTAATGCTTACCTAGTTCACTTAATTAGCAATAAGTCTTGGCAAAACGATGGAATGCAAGGGGTCCTggcttggtggggggtggggaggctgaatGCTGTTCTTGGGAAGATAAACAAGTTTCAGGGCAGAatgtgggaggaggcaggagggagctgcCAGTAAGCTGGGCCATGCCATCTGTCTAGACTGAGGATGGCCCATGACAGTGAAACGTTGTACATTACACGGACTGGAAGGGCCACGTGTCAGGTGACACTTATGAagcaccttctgtgtgccagaccctgtgTAAGGCTTTGAGCAAACCTTATTTCTAATGCCCCATATCTGGGACTTGCACATTCTAGATAATTTAGATAATCGGCTCTCATAGTGAGTATGTTCTCTTTTTAGTAGCCTTGCAGTAATTCTGATTAGTCAAGGAAAACGTTGCCCCTTTGATGCTGTTGTGTCTGCTACATATCTCTCTTCACAGAGGGAGGCCATAGGTTCAGGGCTTTGGGCTGGCAACAGGATCTCACTGTTGTTCAGCTTTGGCTTTTTTGATAGTTTTCATCTGTTCATGACAAATGATGTTGGCTTTCCATATATAGAAGTGATGTAAAGTTTCTATTGtagcaaaaataagtgaattgtCATACAGAAAAATATGGGGTAAGAAGTCAAGGTGAGGAACACTGCCaaggggagaggagaatggaAAAGGGTCCGTTCTGTGCTCTGGGTTAGGGATTATCTAGCCAGGAGGCAAGCCGACCCCAGTCCTCCACTCCCATGCCCTAGACAGACGCAAAATCAGGCAGAGATGACCCAGATGCTGCCTCAGAATCCTGGGCTGGGCTCCAGGCACCCACCAGGAGGTCAGAATGACCCTTCTGACCACATTTCCCAGCCAGCCAAAGCCCCTCGCAGTTTTTCCAGGGCATCACTGTGCAAACCAGGACATCCCAGCCCCTTCTAGTCCCTCTTGCCCCTCCCATGGCCCCTTGGCCATCTCATACTCTCTGATTTCTCCTCAGCCCTCATTGGTCCTTCTGGTCCCCCTTTGTGCCACTAGGTACGCAGGCCCAGAAGGATGCCTCCACGGCCAATTAACAGCAGAGCCATGGCAATGCCAAAACACCTTCCTGGCTGAGCCCTGGTGTGTCCCTCCTTTGTCTGCCAGCCTTGGAGCCTAGGTCCACGGCCCTTTCCTGGAAGTGCCACACCTACTCCTACCCACCGTCTGACACACCTGCCCTGTGGCCCCTGTGAGAGTCTGTGTGTTACCTTTCCCAGGTGACATCTGTCTGTCTAAAGGAGCCCTGTCTCCCTACCCACAGAAAGGTGGGTGGCAAGGTAGGGTGAGGGCACATGGAAGTGTGCCCACCGTGCTTCTTGAACACCACCTTTGGCTACTTCCAGGGGGGTCAGGAGTATTACAGTCCACATTCAAGCCTCCCCCTGCCATGTTGCAGACTGCACAGGGTCTCAGGGCCAAGGTTTGGCCTATGCAGCC
This window encodes:
- the CCNJL gene encoding cyclin-J-like protein; the encoded protein is MMDEPWWEGRVASDVHCTLREKELKLPAFRAHSPLLKSRRFFVDILTLLSSHCQLCPAARHLAVYLLDHFLDRYNITTSKQLYAVAVSCLLLASKFEDREDHVPKLEQINSTRVLNGQNFTLTKKELLSTELLLLEAFSWNLCLPTPAHFLDYYLSASVSQKDRHCHSWPATCPRKTKECLKEYAHYFLEVTLQDHIFYKFQPSVVAAACVGASRICLQLSPYWTRDLQRISNYSLEHLSTCIEILLVAYDNVFKDAVAVKSQALAMVPGTPPATTQVLFQPPTYPTLSQPTTPALAPFQTPVQDLCLAYRDSLQAHRSGSLLSGGSGSSLHALYPTLQPLDVCPVSLPTPLSMQMAIAAEPRHCLTATYGSSYFSGSHAFPTGCFDR